GGTGCAGCGCGAGGTGCGGTGCCAGGGCCACGCGATCGAGTGCCGCATCAACGCCGAGCACCCCGACACCTTCGCGCCGTCTCCGGGGCGCATCACCGGCTGGCAGGTGCCGGGCGGCTTCGGCGTGCGTGTCGATTCGCATGCCACCGCCGGCTACCGCGTGCCGCCTTACTACGACTCGATGATCGCCAAGCTGATCGTGCACGGCAGCACGCGCGACGATGCGCTCGACCGCATGCGCCTCGCGCTCGCCGAGATGCGCGTCGACGGCATCGCGACCAACGTGCCCCTGCACCGCGAGCTGCTGCGCGACGAAGGCTTTGCCGCCGGTGGCGTGGACATCCACCACCTCGAGCGCTGGCTCCAGCAAAGGAGCGCCGCGTGATCGCGCAACGGCCATCGATCAGCCTGCTGGGCACGACCGCGCTGATCTTCGAAGCGCCGGGCGAGATGAACCTGACCTCGCAGCAGCGCATCTGGGCGCTGGCGCACGAGACCCAGGCCTGGCCGGAGATTCGCGAAGCCGTGCCGGGCATGAACAACCTGATGCTGACCTTCCTGCGCCCGCCGCGCGGCCTCGGTGCGCTCGCAGCCCTGGAGGCGCGCCTGCGCGATGCGTGGGAGGCGGCTGTCGCGCTGCCGCGGGAAGGCCGGGTGGTCGAGCTGCCCGTGGTCTATGGCGGCGCGGGCGGCCCGCACATAGCCGACGTGGTGGCGCACACCGGCCTGAGCGTCGAGCAGATCGTCGAGCTGCACAGCGCGCCGCTCTATCCGGTGTACGCGCTCGGCAGCCATCCGGGCTACTGCTACCTGGGCGGCATGGACGCGCGCATCGCCACGCCGCGCCGCAAGGTGCCGGTGCTGAGCATTCCGGGCGGCGCGGTGTCGATCGGCGGTGCGCAGACCGGCGTGTCGGCCTCGGCCGGGCCCAGCGGCTGGAACACCATCGGCAGCACCTCGATGTGCTTCTTCGATCCCGCGCAGGACCCGCCCGCGGCGCTGCAGCCGGGCGACATGATCCGTTTTCGCGTGGAGGGCATCGTCCGATGATCGAAGTACTTTCCTCGGCCGCGCTCGCCACCGTGCAGGACCTGGGGCGCACCGGCAGCCTGCGCTGGGGCGTCGGCACCTCGGGCGCCATGGACAACCTGGCGCTCGCGGCCGGCAACCTGCTGCTGGGCAATGCGCTCGATGCGGCCGGTATCGAAGTCCCGGTGTTTCCCTTCAAGGTGCGTTTCGGCGAGGACTGCGCCTTCGCGCTGACCGGCGCCGATTGCGCGGCGCGGCTGGACGACCAGCCGCTGCTGCCGTGGTGGGTGCACCAGGCGCGGGCCGGGCAGGTGCTGACGCTGGGCCTGCCGCAAGGCGGCGCGCAGCGCGGCAGCCGCGCCATGCTGTGCCTGGCCGGCGGGGTCGACGTGCCCGAGGTGCTGGGCTCGCGCAGCACGCAGCTGCGCGGCGCCTTCGGTGGCCACGAAGGGCGTGCGCTGCGCCGGGGCGACGTGCTGCGCGCCGCCGGTGCGGGTTCTGCGTGCAAGACCGGCTTCGGCCTCGTGCCGCCCGCGCTCATGCTGCCGCTGCAGCAGGGCGGCGTCGCGGCGGTGCGCGTGCTGCCGGCGGCGGAGTACTTGGGGTTCGAACCGGCATCGCGCGCCGCCTTCTGGGCCGGCGAATGGAAGATCACCTCCCAGAGCGACCGCTACGGCTACCGCCTCGAAGGCGAGGCGCTGCGCCCCATCGCGCCGATGGAGCTGCGCTCGCACGGCATCGTGCCCGGCGTGATCCAGGTGCCGCACAGCGGGCAGCCGATCATCCAGATGCGCGATGCCCAGCCCTCGGGCGGCTACCCCAAGTTCGGCACGGTGATCGAGGCCGACATGTGGCGCCTCGGCCAGGCGCCGATCGGCAGCCGCGTGCGTTTCATCGAAGCCAGCTGGGACGAGGCCGTGGCCGCCCTCGACGAAGTCCGCGCGTGGCTCGACAAGGTGGCGCGCATGGTGGAACTGCACCGCGGCGCGCCTGTGTCCGCGGGAAGGCACTGAGATGAAACCTCTCCTTCCGCTTCTTCTTTTTGTCTGTGAAGTGCGCGGTTCAGGGCGCGATCCCGCCGACGGGGTACCTTGCTCCGCGAATGTCCCCCGGCCTGCGGCCTCCTCCTTTATTTCGCTGCGCAAGGCACCCCATCGACGCGATCGTTATGCGCGGCAGTCGTTGATCGGCCAGCACAGCGACCGCGTCCATCGTGCACAGGGCATCGGGTGCTCCCCGCAGCGAAATAAAGGAGGAGGGGGCGCAGCCCCCGGGGGACATTCGCGGAGGGGAGTACCCGGTGTCCTGTGCACGCACCCCGGAAGAAACTGACATGCAGGACACCGCACTGCGTACCTCACAGCTGGCCGCCTGGCTGGCCGGCACCGGCATCGGCTTGCTCGAGCTGCGCACGCCGCAGGGCACGCTGCGCCTTGGCCGGCAGGGCAACGACATTGTGGAACTTCCCGCCGAGGTGACCGAGGCCGAGACCGAGCTCGTGTCCGTCCACGCCCCCTCGGTCGGCGTGTTCCTGCACAGCCATCCGCTGGCCGCCGCGCCGCTGGTGCGCATCGGCCAGCGCGTGGACGCCGGCCAGGCCGTCGGCCTGCTGAAGATCGGCCCGCTGCTGCTGCCCGTGACCGCGCCGCAGGCCGGCATCGTCGGCGGTATCCACGTGGCCGACGGCCTCGCGGTCGGCTACGGCGCGCCGCTGGTCGACCTGCACCCCCTCTGACGAACGAGAGAAGGACCCCCCATGGACATCGACCTGAACGCAGACCTCGGCGAAGGCTTCGGCCCCTGGCGCATGGGCGAGGACGAGGCGCTGCTGGACATCGTCTCTTCCGCCAACCT
This genomic window from Variovorax sp. V93 contains:
- a CDS encoding acetyl-CoA carboxylase biotin carboxyl carrier protein subunit, which codes for MQDTALRTSQLAAWLAGTGIGLLELRTPQGTLRLGRQGNDIVELPAEVTEAETELVSVHAPSVGVFLHSHPLAAAPLVRIGQRVDAGQAVGLLKIGPLLLPVTAPQAGIVGGIHVADGLAVGYGAPLVDLHPL
- the pxpB gene encoding 5-oxoprolinase subunit PxpB, with the translated sequence MIAQRPSISLLGTTALIFEAPGEMNLTSQQRIWALAHETQAWPEIREAVPGMNNLMLTFLRPPRGLGALAALEARLRDAWEAAVALPREGRVVELPVVYGGAGGPHIADVVAHTGLSVEQIVELHSAPLYPVYALGSHPGYCYLGGMDARIATPRRKVPVLSIPGGAVSIGGAQTGVSASAGPSGWNTIGSTSMCFFDPAQDPPAALQPGDMIRFRVEGIVR
- a CDS encoding biotin-dependent carboxyltransferase family protein encodes the protein MIEVLSSAALATVQDLGRTGSLRWGVGTSGAMDNLALAAGNLLLGNALDAAGIEVPVFPFKVRFGEDCAFALTGADCAARLDDQPLLPWWVHQARAGQVLTLGLPQGGAQRGSRAMLCLAGGVDVPEVLGSRSTQLRGAFGGHEGRALRRGDVLRAAGAGSACKTGFGLVPPALMLPLQQGGVAAVRVLPAAEYLGFEPASRAAFWAGEWKITSQSDRYGYRLEGEALRPIAPMELRSHGIVPGVIQVPHSGQPIIQMRDAQPSGGYPKFGTVIEADMWRLGQAPIGSRVRFIEASWDEAVAALDEVRAWLDKVARMVELHRGAPVSAGRH